CAATGTTAAGAAATAAACTGTATGGGAATGTTAAGAAAAGTTTCCGTTTAAATTACCTTCCCaagcaagaaagaaataaaagtttctaTGAGGAGTGAATGCAAAGACATGCTTTCCTTCATTTACAAGACTACTGATACCATTTGTACTGAAAACTGCTTTCACATTCACAATAAACCGAACTGCAAAAATGTCCATTCACGGCTGATGCGTGCATCAGAATCTCTACGAATGATAATCTGACTTGAATTTCCAGTACAAACAGCTACTCAGCAAGGCGCAACCCCAAACAACAAGTCATTTACCTGCTTACCCTCAAACATTTCCACTACATGCCTCTTGGTCCAGATAGAGGTCATTTGAACCTCTCTTTTCACCCAGTCCTTCCTCTACTATAGCCTTCAGAGCGGATCTCCCCCTTGTCTCTCTTTTGTTGCTTCTCCATGCCAGGCGATGTTGAGGTAAATTGAATTTGGCAAACAAAGTTGGGGGGGGGAAACGAGGAGAATTCAGAGTCTTTCTGATTTGGTTTTGTGAGTGGCGGTGTACCACTGCCAGCTGTTGGTGCCTTTCAtcagagaagagagaaaaagtctCAAATAAGGAATTCCTGTAGTTGCAAGTCTCTGTAAGGAGTCTCCAACCTAAGCAGCCAATATTCCAATGGATAGAAAAGAGGAACAGCCAATATTCACACATATATAAGAGGTCATTTACACAGCATTGTTACTTTTGGCACATCGATTTTAAGATTATAATCatctttttttgcaaatattgcATGTTCCTGTACAACAACATTGACAAAAATACTCTGAGGGTGGAGGTTTAATGAATTTGCAAGgcgtaaaaatgtaaatttagaTAACCAGTTCTTCTCAACTCCAGAAGTAAACGAAACACTCAATAACAGGAAATGGGGAGTCAGTCCAACTttgaggagagaaagaaaaaaaagacgtcTGATATGTCATCAATACAAAATGGTCCCATCTTTTGTGTTCAAGATGTCTCGCTCTTAAATAGGGCTCATACACAGTAGGTTCCCCTCTTGAAATGAGCCAGGCAGTGTATGAAGGACAGCAACAACAGGACATCCATATTCTGCATACAAAAACAGATGAGGAGGGGGGTGGGGTGCGTAGATGTCACTCAATGCATTTGTGTATATAGCTACATCTTTAGgggaaaagcaaaataaatctataattCAAGGGAGATAGTTCTGcttagaaaatacaaaaacgaAGTTCCTCAAAAAGGCGACAGAACTGTTTTCAaggcttattttctttttttttcagacaaaagtaaaacaaaaacaactataagaagaacaaacaaagcaagaaacaacaaaagcaagaaaaaaatgcagccaTGGTCGTTTCAAATCTCAATCAAGCTTGACACAATCACTCAATAGGTAGTTTGCAAAGTACAAGAAGTTTTTTCATGCAGATAATCATTTCCTCTTCAGGGGTGTTAAAAGGAAGTGGGAGTAGTCAGGGGAAACGAAGTACTCATGCAGCTCTGGCATAGCATCAGTGTAGGTATGTTTGGGAGGGAGGGTTGAGCAGGTAGTGGGGGGAGGAGTGAGAAGGAGGGAAACAACAGCAGCTGATAACAAAATATTACCTCAGTTTTTCAAAAGAAGTCATCAGTGCTATGTCCTTATTTGGGTCTCTCTCAGCTCGCTTTCCTTTCAGTGTCTCAATCCGAGGGAACTTTGCACTGGTCTTGTGGCGGTAGAGCTTTTTGTGTGCTGGCCCGGGGTTAATAAAGCTGGGTTTGTCAAACATGTTGCAGCCCAGCGCGAGCTGAGGGAACAGAGGGTGGGCTGGGTTGAATTTGGCCTGGTTCTTTCCTCCCTTTCCACCCGCCTTCCTACCTCTGCCGGCCCCTGTTAGTACGGCTCCTTTCTTTTTCAGGTCAGCCTCCGTACCTGCCAAAATTTTGAGAGTCTTTAGGTTGAGGCTGTTGGCCTCAGAGGGCGTGCAGGCCTCAGACATGGGATTCCACAAAGGCTCGATGGAAGCCATCATGAACCGTTGGACTTCGGCCATGCCAGAAACAATGTTGGACAGAATATTGGAGGGTTCCTCAAATTCTCTCTGGTCATCCCCTAGTAGGCTGTTACTCTCTGACCAGCCAGTGCCAGGCCAGTCCCCAGTGCTGTTACTGTCGCTTAGGCCTGTGCCACCTGCCTGATTCTTTGCTGCCTTGCCCTCTAACATGGCCTTTATCTTTTTGGTCGACCGAGAATTCTGTTTGGGAGTCTTGACCTTTTCGGACTTGGGAGCTCTAGGAGCCCGGCTTTTCTTTGGGCTTTGCCCTGTGGCTGTCTGCTTGCAGCTGCCTTTCCTCTTGGACTTTATGCTTTTTGCACCTGTCTGTTCCTCAAACTCTCCCAGCTCCTTTTTATCCAAGCTTCCGACATCCTGATTGTTGAAGCTGTGCAGGGGAAACTGGCCATCCTCCACTGTGTATGCATTTGTTGTGTGCTCCTGTTGCTGTATAGGTTCACAGTTCCACTTCACCTCCCTATTGCAGTCTATAGTCATATCGGTAACATCCTGGTACTCTCCAACATTCCCTGCCATTTTCATTTCACGCCCCACCACCTGGGGGGACAGGTTGGGGGTCTCAGGAGGAGAAAGCTCTGACAGTGATGAGTGTCTGAACTTGTCAGGAGTGAAGTTGGAGATATCCAGCAGGTCTGAGGACTCCCTGAGAGGGGTAAGGGCATCCACACTTTGCTGAATCACCACTTTAGGGCTGCAATGAGCTAAGAAGCTGTCTCGGCCCTCCTCCTCACCCTCTCGTTCACAAGACTTGAGGCTGAGAGAGCTGTAATTGCTGGAGGAGGCTGACAGGGAGCCCACTGAGTCATAGCTGATGAGCCTACCATTGTCTGTGCACAGGGACCCTCTTTGGTATTGCACCTGGCCCTCCACGCAGGCAGACTGACATGCTTGCAGATTTGCCCCAGGCTGAAGCCCCGCCTCAGTCAGGTAGCTCTTCTCATAAAGCAGCCTGTCAGCCTCGGGGCTCAGTTGGCTGTAGTCAGACACTCGCAAGCTGTCATTCAGGGGCACAACAGCAGCTGGGAAGTTGTTGGGTAAGATCGGAGTCTCGGGGGTCTCAGGCCCAAAGCTCTGGCTGTGATTTGTACAGAGCTGTGGGTGCCACATCTGGGGAAAGCTGGGGCAGTTCTGAGGAGACTGCTGGAGCTCCGACTCAGAGGGGGGCGAGAGCACACAGCTCTGGGCAAGCTGCAGAGAGGAAAACTGCTTCTCCTCCAGGGACAGCCCCAGAGGATACTGTTGCCTGGAGGTCTGCTGGGGGAAATAAGAGATAGCTGCTCCACCAGAAGAATCTGTAGCATCTAACAGGGTCTGCAGGTAGCCCCCAGGGATGACAGGGACACTTGTCTCCACCTCTTCTGAGGAAGATGCTTTGTCGGGAGAGCAGGTGGAGGAAACAAAGGGAAATTTCTCCTCGGATGCATGAGCATTGGTGGCATTGTCAGAGAAATGGGGTTTGATTGTAGTTGAACTAACGGCTGCCTGTTCTAACCCAGCAGCAGGCTCCTCAATCTGTGCAGCACTGACACAGGCATCCGTTTCATTTGTCACACTCctcccctcctctccctctgcctttttcatttttgtgctCCTTAGCCTGGCTTCACTTTTGAATTTCCTTATCCTGACTTTTCCTCCCAGTCTCCTCGCTTCCCTCTCTTCCCTCTCCTGAGAGCGGCTCTTGGTTGTGATTGTGTGCGTTATGGAGCTTGAGTCTAATGTGACAGGGAGGCCTGTGGCTGTTATTATTCCTCCTGCCGTGGGGGTGGGGTACTCTTTAGTGACACCTGCATGGCTCTGATCAGAGAGAGGGGAACCCTGTGTTGTTGCTGATTGCTCCACAGTTTGAATTCTGTGAACCTTAAGCCTGTTGGCAATCTTGTATTTCCTTTTGGGGTGACTGGAACTGAAAGGCCGATGGTGGCGTCCGTTTAGATGAAAACCACGTTGCTGTTTATCTCTGGCAGCCAGCTTAAGCTGTTCCTGTCTCTGTCTTTGCTTCTCCTGCCAGAAATCTTTGAGAGGAGCCAGTATTTCATATTTGCTTACTGTGTCGGCATTTAGACTTACTGTTCCATCCACAGGGTCCAGCTTGCCCAGTTTCACCGACATGAGTCTCTCTCCTTTGAACCTGTTGATGATGATGTACTTGATGACCACAGGCGGCTCTTTCCGACAGGATTTTCGGCGTTTCTTAGGGCACCAATCCAcatcctcctcttctttctGACCCGTGGGACCTTTCTCCTTTTTCTCTGCGTTCTTTTCACTCTCAAGCGAGTCAACGTCATACAAGTAATCTTCACTGTATCGCACCTTTCTTTTGGAGCGCAGGCCATAGTTCAGAGGGTTTGAGGGACTGAGAAATCTCTTTGAGTGACCCTTTTTAAACTTGCCCTCCTGCAGGGTGTCTGAGGAGGAGCCAGTACAGGAGCTGTCATCGCTGAACTCTCCGGACTCCTCTGTGGAATTGAAGTCTATTAGGTAGCTCACTTTGGAGGCGGACATGGGGGAGCCTTGAGAGCCATCGAGTGGGCTCCGACCACTGCTGTCTCCACCTCTCCCTTCCTGTGCCGCCTCCAGTATGAGCTCATCAGTTTTGGACTGGATCTCCTCAGTGCTCCTCTTCAATATTGGCGCTCCTTCCTCTTTCTTGGCACAGTTGGCCAGCACACTGGGGAAGAAGTTGAACTGAGTCTCCTCCTGgagcacatttgttttttccctcATGTTGTCCTGGAAAGACTCATAGCGAATCTTAAGTGAGCAGACGTCACTGCTTAGTGTTGAATCGTCGTCTTCATCATCAAATAAATTGTCGACATCCTCCTCAGAGAACAGGTTGACAGACAGTTCGTTCTTGGAGCAAAGATCTAGCAGTTCCATTTTGCTCTCGCTGATGAAGGACTCAAAGTAGCCCCAGTCCTGACCAGCATTAGCCAGAAGAACTTCTTCTCCACTAACTTTGTCTAGTAGCAGGCCCTCATACAAGTTCTTAGCTGTAGTATCATCTTCAGGGTCGTCGCAGTCCACAGTGGATTTATTTTCCTCCGCTCTTTTGACTTCACTCGGGGCTTTGGGAAGAGGAAAGTTTAGTAGCTGGTCAGAGAGGAGCTGTTCCCCAAAGTGACTCGCTGGCTCTCCTGCGTGGCTCAGACACTGAATGCTGATGTTGTTAATGTCAGAGAAGTCCTCTCGGCTCACATCCCCTATCCGTACGCTGAGCCCTGGATCCACATCAGGGTTGGTGTTGAGGTTTGTTGGGGGGTTCTGGATGGAACTGCGATCTGTAGCATCACGGGTTTCAATTAGGCAGCCAAGACAGGTTCGGGCAGGCTGGAGAAGACACTCCTCTGTCAGTGCAGACACAGCGCTGGGCTCCATTATTGTATTAGGTAGTGGGAGGGTGATGGTCAGTGGAGAGGATGTTTTCTGTGGTTCTCCCGTTAGGGCCCAGGAGCCTGCAGTTGGGTGGGGAAGTGATGTGGGAGCACGTTGAAGGTGGGGGTCTATAGTCTGAGCATCACTGGACGAAGGGCAATGTGCCACTGCATGAGTCAGAGAGAGGTCACCACCAAGGGTTAGAGGGAGTGGTGGTGATGCAGGAGCGGTCCTCTGGTGGGTTGAGAAGACCTGCTGTGGTGTctctgcagcaggaggaggtgaagaggCAGGAGGGAGCGCAGCATCGACGAGTCTGCACAGACTCAGTTCACCGCTCTGCTCACATACTCCTGTAGGGAGAACGTAAAAAAGAATATCAGCGCCTTGAACTGTTATTCTGAACAGTGTCTTTGTGTGGTAGTCAAATTCTTCTCAGCTGTAATTAGTGTCAATTAACCCCCTGGAGctcaaaatgtcagtttttgaTGCCATTCTTAAACATTGCTAATTAACTTTTTGCACCACATTCAATAAGGGGTATTAACAATGTCAAGTTGGACATCTTTGCATGTTGATgtaaaaaatgggaaaaaaaactataggCAAGATATGAAAAAGAGTTACCTGTTACAGGAAACATTAACAACAATGCAAAACTGAAACTGGCAAAGAAAAGCAAGTAGTTTAACCCTTTAActagaagtgaaataataaattaagCACCAACATATGATAACAAGAGGCAGTACAATTTATCTCTACATGATTTAAACAGGATTTTTTCATTTGCAGTAATCATCGATTGTTTGGATTTTGCAAAAATTTTCTTATGGAACTGAATCACAGAAAGAGGTGCGTCATTGTGACTTTCTATCACTATGATAAACTGATGAAACTGTACAGGAAGACTTAAGTCACACCTTATTTCTAGCAGTGTAACACTGGaatattaaaagttattaaattgacattttcttgAGAAGTGTTATTCAGCTGCAGTCTGCATGACTTGGTCTGGTGAAATAAGAAAGAAAGCCACTCAGCAGAATTTTGAGTACCTGGTGGTAAAACTAATAAACAGTGGCAGACATGACATGCAGTGTCAAACTCAAAATTTtcacatgaataaataaatgttaaaaatgaaaaaaagataaccttagtaaatgaaaaaaaaaatcaataagatTCAAGTCCAGACTTTTACTACAACAGTTCAAAACCTCAATTACTGGTTCTTTTGAGGCCTGCAGTGTTTTGTATGTTGTTCTGGGTTTTTTAGTGACCTCTTGGATGAAACATCAAAGTACTTATATTAATTTTGGAAGGACGGCTAGTTCAGGGAAGGTTCTCCATAGCTCAGAGCTTTCTCTTCTACAGCctaatgttatttattattcgcccttaaatttctttaaataaggATATGATGTCTTGATTTTAAGATCTCTGCTTAATGTTGAGATAGAGTTTTTTATATGATTTCTACAGTTCTGAAGGTAATCAGacctgtgtgtgtgggcgtgtgtgtgtgtatcaattaaaatttaaacaaaatttttcaaaaaatgtgtaTATCTTTGCATGTATGCAATTCTTTATATGAGGACATGTACTTTGCCACATAACCTCAAGTAGTTGTTCTTTGTAAATCTATCATTACAATTGTTTAATGATCTGATGCATTTAACTgtgactaaaa
This Xiphophorus hellerii strain 12219 chromosome 23, Xiphophorus_hellerii-4.1, whole genome shotgun sequence DNA region includes the following protein-coding sequences:
- the nexmifb gene encoding neurite extension and migration factor, which gives rise to MDVLADSSLTLIVKTSEPENANIVENTGVCEQSGELSLCRLVDAALPPASSPPPAAETPQQVFSTHQRTAPASPPLPLTLGGDLSLTHAVAHCPSSSDAQTIDPHLQRAPTSLPHPTAGSWALTGEPQKTSSPLTITLPLPNTIMEPSAVSALTEECLLQPARTCLGCLIETRDATDRSSIQNPPTNLNTNPDVDPGLSVRIGDVSREDFSDINNISIQCLSHAGEPASHFGEQLLSDQLLNFPLPKAPSEVKRAEENKSTVDCDDPEDDTTAKNLYEGLLLDKVSGEEVLLANAGQDWGYFESFISESKMELLDLCSKNELSVNLFSEEDVDNLFDDEDDDSTLSSDVCSLKIRYESFQDNMREKTNVLQEETQFNFFPSVLANCAKKEEGAPILKRSTEEIQSKTDELILEAAQEGRGGDSSGRSPLDGSQGSPMSASKVSYLIDFNSTEESGEFSDDSSCTGSSSDTLQEGKFKKGHSKRFLSPSNPLNYGLRSKRKVRYSEDYLYDVDSLESEKNAEKKEKGPTGQKEEEDVDWCPKKRRKSCRKEPPVVIKYIIINRFKGERLMSVKLGKLDPVDGTVSLNADTVSKYEILAPLKDFWQEKQRQRQEQLKLAARDKQQRGFHLNGRHHRPFSSSHPKRKYKIANRLKVHRIQTVEQSATTQGSPLSDQSHAGVTKEYPTPTAGGIITATGLPVTLDSSSITHTITTKSRSQEREEREARRLGGKVRIRKFKSEARLRSTKMKKAEGEEGRSVTNETDACVSAAQIEEPAAGLEQAAVSSTTIKPHFSDNATNAHASEEKFPFVSSTCSPDKASSSEEVETSVPVIPGGYLQTLLDATDSSGGAAISYFPQQTSRQQYPLGLSLEEKQFSSLQLAQSCVLSPPSESELQQSPQNCPSFPQMWHPQLCTNHSQSFGPETPETPILPNNFPAAVVPLNDSLRVSDYSQLSPEADRLLYEKSYLTEAGLQPGANLQACQSACVEGQVQYQRGSLCTDNGRLISYDSVGSLSASSSNYSSLSLKSCEREGEEEGRDSFLAHCSPKVVIQQSVDALTPLRESSDLLDISNFTPDKFRHSSLSELSPPETPNLSPQVVGREMKMAGNVGEYQDVTDMTIDCNREVKWNCEPIQQQEHTTNAYTVEDGQFPLHSFNNQDVGSLDKKELGEFEEQTGAKSIKSKRKGSCKQTATGQSPKKSRAPRAPKSEKVKTPKQNSRSTKKIKAMLEGKAAKNQAGGTGLSDSNSTGDWPGTGWSESNSLLGDDQREFEEPSNILSNIVSGMAEVQRFMMASIEPLWNPMSEACTPSEANSLNLKTLKILAGTEADLKKKGAVLTGAGRGRKAGGKGGKNQAKFNPAHPLFPQLALGCNMFDKPSFINPGPAHKKLYRHKTSAKFPRIETLKGKRAERDPNKDIALMTSFEKLR